From a single Syntrophorhabdaceae bacterium genomic region:
- the rpoC gene encoding DNA-directed RNA polymerase subunit beta', which translates to MDDYFKVFDKAKDPLSYAAIKISLASPELIEKWSYGEVKKPETINYRTFKPERDGLFCAKIFGPVKDYECICGKYKRMKHRGIICEKCGVEVIQSKVRRERMGHINLACPVAHIWFLKSMPSKIGTLLELTIKEVERVLYFEQYIVIEPGNSPHEFCELISEEKYMEGSEKYGATFIAGIGAEAMRECLKKIEIEDLTKKLREEMRDTASDAKKKKLARRLKVVDAFRASGVKPEWMILDIIPVLPPELRPLVPLDGGRFATSDLNDLYRRVINRNNRLKRLMELNAPEIIIRNEKRMLQEAVDALFDNSKRGRVVTGASKRPLKSLSDMLRGKQGRFRQNLLGKRVDYSGRSVIVVGPELRLHQCGLPKYMALELFKPFVYNGLIQKGFATTIKNAKKIVEKERPEVWDVLEEVIKEHPVLLNRAPTLHRLGIQAFEPQLIDGKAIQLHPLVCPAYNADFDGDQMAVHIPLSIEAQTEARVLMMSTNNILSPASGKPIIVPTQDIVLGLYYLTIERKYAKGEGKIFSDSEEVVIAYDAGEVDLHARIKVRFGHTIVDTTTGRVILRDVVENAFMELPEEKRQTIMADMWGLMNRVMDKKTIAGLVDKCYREGGEKITVILSDRLKDLGYFYATLGGISISVDDMKIPSRKKELIDQANKEVIDVQRQHSEGLITDGERYNKVIDIWADVTERIADELMKELGSETVISPDGKVEFQNSLNPIFMMAHSGARGSAQQIRQLAGMRGLMAKPSGEIIETPITSNFREGLDVLQYFISTHGARKGLADTALKTANSGYLTRRLVDAAQDVVVSETDCGTFDGIEVSSLIEGGEVIEHLGARVLGRVALEDMKDPDGEIIVAKNDEIREVHLKAIEDAGFEKVRIRSALTCRSKRGVCVLCYGRDLARGRLVSIGEAVGIVAAQSIGEPGTQLTMRTFHIGGAASRRVEQSTLEARNDGYMKLINVKVVTNRDNVTVVMNRNGEVALLDEAGRERERYPLIYGARLKANDGDQVTDGQIIAEWDPYTIPILSEETGRVKFGDITEGTTMQESKDELTGLSYKVIIEPKDTDLRPRISIKDDKGKTKVVPGSGSPARYMLPVGAHIVVNEGDAIFAGDVISKMPRETTKTKDITGGLPRVAELFEARRPKENAMVSEVNGFVEFGKMTKGKREILVKPDRGEARKYSIPRGKHIIVHEGDYVKAGEPLMDGPVNPHDVLRINGIKALQRYLVDEIQEVYQLQGVKINDKHIEVIVRQMLKRVRIKDVGDTNFIIDEPVEWWVFEEENRRVLEQGGRRAEAESLFLGITKASLITDSFISAASFQDTTKVLTQASIEGRVDYLRGLKENVIMGRIIPAGTGYSKYRNYEMAALEQLEPPPAKEPESLEALI; encoded by the coding sequence AGGTGAAGAAGCCGGAGACGATAAACTACCGCACCTTTAAGCCGGAGCGGGACGGACTCTTCTGTGCAAAGATCTTCGGACCGGTAAAAGACTACGAGTGCATCTGTGGGAAATACAAACGTATGAAACACAGGGGCATCATATGCGAGAAGTGCGGCGTTGAAGTAATCCAGTCGAAAGTGAGAAGGGAGAGGATGGGCCATATCAACCTCGCCTGTCCCGTGGCCCATATATGGTTCCTGAAGAGCATGCCGAGCAAGATTGGCACCCTTTTGGAGCTCACCATCAAAGAGGTGGAGAGGGTCCTCTATTTCGAGCAGTATATCGTCATCGAGCCGGGGAACTCACCCCATGAGTTCTGCGAGCTTATCAGCGAAGAGAAGTACATGGAAGGGAGCGAGAAGTACGGCGCCACCTTTATCGCAGGCATCGGCGCGGAGGCGATGAGGGAGTGCCTCAAGAAGATCGAGATCGAGGACCTCACGAAGAAGCTCCGCGAGGAGATGCGCGACACGGCGAGCGACGCGAAAAAGAAGAAACTCGCCCGCAGGCTGAAAGTAGTCGACGCGTTCCGCGCATCGGGCGTAAAGCCCGAGTGGATGATCCTCGACATTATTCCCGTCCTGCCCCCCGAGCTGCGGCCCCTCGTCCCCCTGGACGGAGGGCGGTTTGCGACCTCGGACCTGAACGATCTTTACAGAAGGGTCATCAACAGGAACAACAGGCTCAAAAGGCTCATGGAGCTGAACGCCCCCGAGATCATCATCAGGAATGAAAAACGTATGCTCCAGGAAGCGGTCGACGCCCTTTTCGACAACTCGAAGAGAGGCAGGGTCGTGACCGGCGCCAGCAAGAGGCCCCTTAAATCCTTGAGCGACATGCTGCGAGGAAAGCAGGGGCGGTTCCGCCAGAACCTCCTGGGAAAGCGGGTCGACTATTCCGGAAGATCGGTTATCGTGGTCGGGCCGGAGCTTCGGCTCCACCAGTGCGGCCTCCCGAAATATATGGCCCTTGAGCTCTTCAAGCCTTTTGTCTATAACGGGCTCATTCAGAAGGGCTTTGCCACTACCATAAAGAACGCGAAGAAGATCGTGGAGAAGGAGAGGCCCGAGGTATGGGACGTGCTCGAAGAGGTGATCAAAGAGCATCCCGTGCTTCTCAACAGGGCGCCTACCCTTCACCGGCTGGGCATCCAGGCCTTCGAGCCGCAGCTTATCGACGGCAAGGCCATTCAGCTCCATCCCCTCGTATGTCCCGCCTACAACGCGGACTTCGACGGCGACCAGATGGCCGTCCATATACCCCTTTCCATCGAGGCCCAGACCGAGGCCAGGGTACTCATGATGTCGACCAACAACATCCTCTCCCCTGCGAGCGGAAAACCGATCATCGTCCCCACCCAGGACATCGTCCTCGGGCTCTACTACCTGACGATCGAGAGGAAGTATGCGAAGGGGGAAGGCAAGATATTCTCCGACTCCGAGGAAGTGGTCATCGCCTATGATGCAGGCGAGGTAGACCTCCACGCGAGGATAAAAGTGCGCTTCGGCCATACCATCGTCGATACCACCACAGGAAGGGTAATACTCCGGGACGTGGTGGAGAATGCTTTCATGGAGCTCCCCGAGGAGAAGAGACAGACGATCATGGCCGACATGTGGGGCCTCATGAACAGGGTGATGGACAAGAAGACCATCGCCGGGCTCGTGGATAAGTGCTACCGCGAAGGCGGAGAAAAGATCACCGTCATCCTTTCCGACAGACTGAAAGACCTCGGCTACTTCTATGCGACCCTGGGCGGCATCTCCATCAGCGTCGACGATATGAAAATCCCGTCGAGGAAGAAGGAGCTTATCGACCAGGCGAATAAAGAGGTCATCGACGTCCAGAGGCAGCACTCGGAAGGCCTCATCACCGACGGTGAGCGTTATAATAAAGTAATCGACATATGGGCGGACGTGACCGAGAGGATCGCGGACGAGCTCATGAAGGAGCTCGGCTCCGAGACGGTAATAAGCCCGGACGGGAAGGTCGAATTCCAGAACAGCTTAAACCCCATCTTCATGATGGCCCATTCCGGAGCGAGAGGAAGCGCCCAGCAGATCAGGCAGCTCGCCGGCATGAGGGGGCTCATGGCCAAGCCTTCGGGCGAGATCATCGAAACCCCGATCACGAGCAACTTCCGTGAAGGTCTCGACGTGCTCCAGTACTTCATATCCACCCACGGCGCCAGGAAGGGACTTGCCGATACGGCCCTCAAGACCGCGAACTCCGGGTATCTCACGAGAAGGCTCGTGGACGCGGCCCAGGACGTGGTGGTCTCGGAGACCGACTGCGGCACCTTTGACGGCATCGAGGTCAGCTCCCTTATCGAAGGCGGCGAGGTCATCGAGCATCTCGGGGCCAGGGTGCTGGGAAGGGTCGCGCTCGAGGACATGAAGGACCCCGACGGCGAGATCATCGTGGCAAAGAACGACGAGATCAGGGAAGTGCACCTGAAGGCGATCGAGGATGCGGGATTCGAGAAGGTCAGGATCCGCTCCGCCCTTACCTGCAGGTCGAAGAGGGGCGTATGCGTCCTCTGCTACGGCAGGGACCTCGCGCGAGGCAGACTCGTGAGCATCGGCGAGGCGGTGGGCATCGTGGCCGCCCAGTCGATCGGCGAGCCGGGAACGCAGCTCACCATGAGGACCTTCCATATCGGCGGCGCCGCATCGAGGCGCGTGGAGCAGTCGACCCTCGAGGCACGAAACGACGGATACATGAAGCTCATCAACGTGAAAGTGGTAACCAACAGGGACAACGTCACGGTCGTCATGAACAGAAACGGCGAAGTGGCGCTCCTTGATGAAGCAGGAAGGGAAAGGGAGCGGTATCCGCTCATCTACGGTGCAAGGCTCAAGGCGAATGACGGCGATCAGGTGACTGACGGCCAGATCATCGCCGAGTGGGACCCCTACACCATCCCCATCCTCTCGGAAGAGACGGGACGGGTGAAGTTCGGCGACATCACGGAAGGCACGACCATGCAGGAGAGCAAGGACGAGCTTACAGGCCTTTCTTATAAGGTCATCATCGAGCCGAAGGACACGGACCTGAGACCCCGTATCTCCATTAAAGACGACAAGGGCAAGACCAAGGTCGTCCCCGGCAGCGGCAGTCCCGCAAGGTACATGCTGCCCGTGGGCGCCCATATCGTGGTAAACGAAGGCGATGCCATATTCGCAGGCGACGTCATATCGAAGATGCCCCGGGAGACCACGAAGACAAAGGACATCACCGGCGGTCTCCCGAGGGTAGCGGAGCTGTTCGAGGCGAGGCGCCCGAAAGAGAATGCCATGGTCAGCGAGGTGAACGGCTTCGTGGAGTTCGGCAAGATGACCAAAGGCAAGAGAGAGATCCTCGTGAAGCCCGACCGCGGCGAAGCGAGAAAATATAGCATACCGAGAGGCAAGCATATCATCGTCCACGAGGGTGACTATGTGAAAGCGGGCGAGCCCTTAATGGACGGCCCCGTGAACCCCCACGACGTGCTCAGGATCAACGGCATCAAGGCGCTGCAAAGATACCTGGTCGATGAGATCCAGGAGGTCTATCAGCTCCAGGGCGTGAAGATCAACGATAAGCACATCGAGGTCATCGTCCGGCAGATGCTGAAGAGGGTGAGGATTAAGGATGTGGGCGACACGAATTTCATCATCGACGAGCCGGTCGAGTGGTGGGTATTTGAAGAGGAGAACCGGAGGGTCCTGGAGCAGGGAGGAAGAAGGGCAGAAGCAGAGTCGCTCTTCCTGGGCATCACCAAGGCCAGCCTCATCACGGACAGCTTCATCAGTGCCGCAAGCTTCCAGGATACCACGAAGGTCCTCACCCAGGCGAGTATCGAAGGCCGGGTGGATTATCTGAGAGGCCTGAAGGAAAACGTAATCATGGGAAGGATCATCCCGGCAGGCACAGGCTACAGCAAGTACCGCAACTACGAGATGGCGGCCCTAGAGCAGCTGGAGCCGCCGCCAGCAAAGGAACCGGAGAGCCTGGAGGCGCTGATATAG